From a single Aquarana catesbeiana isolate 2022-GZ linkage group LG09, ASM4218655v1, whole genome shotgun sequence genomic region:
- the HSD17B8 gene encoding (3R)-3-hydroxyacyl-CoA dehydrogenase, with amino-acid sequence MAASSRLKSILALVTGGGSGIGRAVCQRLSQEGASVAVVDVNINSANDTLQTLSSNLPGQEHAAFTADVSQGDSVGALMEQIQSRFSAPPRVAVSSAGITRDEFLLRLSEKAFDSVLSVNLKGTFLITQAVARAILATGQNGGSIINIGSIVGKVGNLGQANYAASKAGVEGLTRTAAKELAKFDIRCNTVLPGFIATPMTDKVPQKVLDKLAGLIPMGRLGQPEDIADVCAFLASNDSRYITGTSIEVTGGLYL; translated from the exons ATGGCTGCCTCCAGCAGACTGAAGTCCATACTGGCTCTGGTGACAG GTGGCGGCAGCGGAATCGGACGAGCGGTGTGTCAGAGACTTTCCCAAGAGGGGGCTTCGGTTGCTGTCGTTGATGTGAACATCAACTCTGCTAATGACACTCTACAGACGTTATCGTCTAACCTCCCCGGACAAGAGCATGCCGCGTTCACGGCCGACGTCTCCCAAGGCGACAGTGTCGGTGCACTAATGGAGCAGATACAG TCTCGCTTCTCTGCCCCTCCTCGTGTTGCTGTCAGCAGCGCCGGAATCACCCGGGACGAGTTTCTGCTTCGCTTGTCAGAGAAAGCTTTCGATTCTGTGCTCAGCGTCAACCTCAAG GGTACATTTCTGATCACACAAGCCGTGGCCCGAGCTATCCTAGCCACGGGACAAAATGGAGGTTCCATCATCAACATTGGCAGTATTGTGGGAAAG GTGGGCAATCTCGGTCAGGCCAACTATGCTGCATCTAAGGCCGGAGTAGAAGGTTTAACTAGGACTGCTGCTAAAGAACTGGCTAA GTTCGATATCCGATGTAACACCGTACTGCCTGGATTTATCGCCACACCGATGACTGACAAAGTCCCACAGAAAGTCCTGGACAAA CTTGCTGGTCTGATTCCAATGGGAAGACTTGGTCAGCCAGAAG ATATCGCAGATGTCTGTGCGTTCCTGGCTTCGAATGACAGTAGATATATTACAGGAACAAGTATTGAAGTGACAG GTGGACTGTATTTATGA